A genomic window from Bacteroidota bacterium includes:
- a CDS encoding VOC family protein, translating to MYQRIAHIALVVEDYDDAIEFYTQKLDFQLLEDTRLSDEKRWVMLAPKGAKECCLLLAKAANERQSLSIGNQTGGRVGFFLFTDDFWRDYNKMKDRQINFVRPPETFEYGTVAVFEDLYGNLWDFIEPSEKNKGFNNEG from the coding sequence ATGTATCAAAGAATTGCACATATTGCCTTAGTGGTGGAAGATTATGATGACGCTATTGAGTTCTATACTCAAAAACTCGACTTTCAATTATTAGAGGATACCAGGTTAAGTGATGAAAAGAGGTGGGTAATGCTTGCTCCCAAGGGTGCGAAGGAATGTTGTTTGTTACTTGCCAAAGCGGCTAATGAAAGGCAATCATTAAGTATTGGAAATCAAACCGGCGGACGAGTTGGGTTCTTTCTCTTTACGGATGATTTTTGGAGAGATTATAATAAAATGAAAGACAGGCAAATTAATTTTGTCAGACCTCCTGAAACCTTTGAATACGGTACAGTGGCGGTTTTTGAGGACTTATACGGCAATTTATGGGATTTTATTGAACCAAGTGAAAAGAACAAAGGATTCAATAATGAAGGTTAA
- a CDS encoding DinB family protein gives MIDKTIYKDAPQYCYYFFDLVQTDDLLAELERSYQLTQALFSLISPEKENYAYKPNKWTTKEVIRHIIDCERVYTYRALRFSRFDNTTLSGFDENLYIDRIKEVEQNLTDLKEEYENVRKSTISLFKSMTNEMLDFRGTANKVVFTARALGFMTIGHNLHHCNFIKTNYLNGK, from the coding sequence ATGATTGATAAAACAATTTATAAGGACGCACCGCAATATTGTTATTACTTCTTTGACTTGGTTCAAACGGATGATTTATTAGCTGAACTTGAGAGAAGCTACCAGTTGACACAAGCGTTATTTAGTTTAATATCACCTGAAAAAGAAAATTATGCATACAAACCAAATAAATGGACAACCAAAGAAGTAATTAGACATATAATTGACTGTGAAAGAGTTTACACATACAGAGCATTACGTTTTTCACGGTTTGATAATACTACATTATCAGGATTTGATGAGAACCTCTATATTGATAGAATTAAAGAAGTTGAACAAAACTTGACCGATTTAAAAGAGGAGTATGAAAATGTAAGAAAATCTACGATATCCCTTTTCAAATCAATGACGAATGAAATGTTGGACTTTAGAGGAACTGCTAATAAAGTAGTTTTTACAGCAAGGGCACTTGGTTTTATGACTATAGGACATAATTTGCATCATTGCAATTTTATAAAGACAAATTATTTAAATGGAAAATGA